The following are encoded together in the Coffea arabica cultivar ET-39 chromosome 1c, Coffea Arabica ET-39 HiFi, whole genome shotgun sequence genome:
- the LOC140037941 gene encoding protein indeterminate-domain 12-like, with protein MFHYTVMSNSASLSEEASVSSVSKVQDFGSLNPMVQTSSSHQQPQKIKKKRNLPGNPDPDAEVIALSPKTLLATNRFVCEICNKGFQRDQNLQLHRRGHNLPWKLKQRNNKEIKKRAYVCPEPTCVHHHPSRALGDLTGIKKHYCRKHGEKKWKCEKCSKIYAVQSDWKAHTKTCGTREYRCDCGTLFSRKDSFITHRAFCDALAQESARLSANSVLAATAAATVNPQLFRLNFHQTTTTPSSLFPFPPTQHDQQQPHFPNPPTPTPTDHHISLNHPWVDSCQNPKPTQYPNQPQLLHDIKPETLHLPISSPFLYQEPPPPTHKRINIPSLIPVQTQLNDTAGVHHLSATALLQKAATLGAHSVGHVNSAMTQLDMSTIGHVTNGIPPEYSGFTTSANLAAWQKSDRLTRDFLGLTGDHQSCGGGGGSVNGNGNGNIDVNVNVNMRGVLSFTGSVEFPATYERDLSLLKHQSFGFAEPAASEAWRNCSRV; from the exons ATGTTTCACTACACAGTAATGTCTAACTCAGCTTCTCTGTCTGAGGAAGCTAGTGTCTCTTCTGTCTCTAAGGTTCAAGATTTTGGCAGCTTAAATCCTATGGTTCAGACCAGTTCATCTCATCAGCAGCCTCAGAAGATCAAGAAGAAGAGAAATCTCCCTGGAAATCCGG ACCCTGATGCTGAAGTGATTGCATTATCACCAAAGACACTTCTGGCTACAAATCGTTTTGTTTGTGAGATCTGCAACAAGGGATTTCAGAGAGATCAGAACCTTCAGCTTCATAGGAGGGGCCACAACCTTCCCTGGAAACTGAAACAAAGAAACAacaaagaaatcaagaaaagagCGTATGTTTGCCCAGAGCCCACGTGCGTTCATCACCACCCCTCAAGGGCTCTTGGTGATCTTACGGGGATCAAGAAACACTACTGCAGGAAACATGGGGAGAAGAAATGGAAGTGTGAGAAGTGCTCAAAGATATATGCAGTTCAATCAGATTGGAAAGCTCACACAAAAACCTGCGGAACTAGAGAATATAGATGTGATTGTGGTACCCTTTTTTCCAG GAAGGATAGCTTCATCACCCACAGAGCATTCTGCGATGCTTTGGCTCAGGAAAGTGCAAGACTCTCAGCAAACTCAGTACTGGCCGCGACAGCAGCAGCCACCGTCAACCCACAACTCTTCCGTCTAAATTTCCATCAGACCACCACCACCCCATCATCCCTCTTCCCATTCCCGCCAACCCAACATGATCAACAGCAGCCCCACTTCCCAAACCCTCCTACTCCTACTCCAACTGATCATCACATTTCCCTTAACCACCCTTGGGTCGATTCTTGTCAAAACCCTAAACCTACCCAATACCCAAACCAACCACAACTTCTTCACGATATCAAGCCTGAAACCCTCCACCTTCCCATTTCTTCGCCGTTTTTATATCAAGAACCACCGCCACCAACCCACAAGAGGATCAATATCCCGTCATTAATACCTGTCCAAACCCAGCTCAATGACACTGCCGGCGTTCATCATCTCTCCGCCACCGCTCTCCTTCAAAAGGCGGCCACCCTTGGTGCACATTCTGTTGGTCACGTCAACTCTGCTATGACTCAGCTCGACATGAGCACCATTGGTCACGTCACCAATGGAATCCCGCCTGAGTACTCGGGCTTCACCACCTCCGCAAATCTTGCTGCGTGGCAAAAAAGTGACCGTCTCACCAGGGATTTTCTTGGCTTGACCGGTGATCACCAGTCATGTGGCGGCGGCGGCGGTTCTGTCAACGGGAATGGAAATGGGAATATTGACGTTAATGTTAACGTGAATATGAGAGGTGTGCTGTCATTCACCGGGAGCGTGGAGTTCCCGGCCACTTATGAGCGTGACCTTTCACTGCTGAAGCACCAGAGCTTTGGTTTTGCTGAGCCTGCAGCCTCGGAAGCTTGGAGAAATTGTTCAAGAGTTTGA
- the LOC140037947 gene encoding heat stress transcription factor A-7a-like — MDPLYPVKEEYPDQYHDGSSSSPPGTLAPQPMEGLHDAGPPPFLTKTFDMVDDSTTDHIVSWSRGGHSFVVWDPHAFSTALLPRYFKHNNFSSFVRQLNTYGFRKIDPDKWEFANEAFLRGQKHLLRNIRRRKAPSQPTSPQQALGPCVEVGRFGLDAEVDRLRRDKQVLMMELVKLRQQQQSTRAHLQSMEVRLQGTEKKQQHMMSFLAKAMQNPEFIHQLIQQKDKRKELEEAFTKKRPRPIDQGPGGGESSRSGEVRNHVKAEPSEFGDPYGYQVSELEALALEMQGFGRAARRDRDEEQDELDKELDEGFWEELLNEGFDEEGETGKEGGGEKDVNVLADRIPFGLASPNVGRWTCSP, encoded by the exons ATGGATCCTCTGTACCCTGTTAAGGAAGAGTATCCGGATCAGTACCATGATGGATCAAGCTCATCTCCGCCCGGGACGCTAGCGCCGCAGCCAATGGAAGGGCTACACGACGCGGGCCCTCCGCCCTTCCTGACCAAGACCTTTGACATGGTGGATGATTCCACCACTGATCACATTGTTTCTTGGAGCAGAGGAGGTCACAGTTTCGTTGTGTGGGATCCTCATGCCTTCTCCACCGCCCTCCTCCCTAGATACTTTAAGCACAACAATTTCTCTAGCTTTGTCCGCCAACTAAACACTTAC GGCTTTAGAAAGATTGATCCTGATAAATGGGAGTTTGCTAATGAAGCATTTCTTAGGGGTCAGAAGCACCTACTGCGGAACATCAGGAGAAGAAAGGCACCTTCGCAGCCTACTTCTCCACAGCAAGCTCTTGGCCCTTGTGTTGAAGTAGGAAGATTTGGACTTGATGCAGAAGTGGATCGATTGCGGCGGGACAAGCAGGTACTGATGATGGAACTCGTTAAACTTAGACAGCAGCAGCAAAGCACAAGAGCACACCTTCAGTCAATGGAGGTGAGGTTACAGGGCACAGAGAAGAAGCAGCAACACATGATGAGTTTCCTAGCAAAAGCTATGCAGAACCCGGAGTTCATACATCAATTGATCCAGCAAAAGGATAAAAGGAAAGAACTTGAAGAAGCCTTTACTAAGAAAAGACCACGTCCAATTGATCAAGGGCCTGGAGGCGGAGAATCCAGCCGAAGCGGTGAAGTTCGAAACCACGTCAAAGCTGAACCTTCAGAATTTGGAGATCCCTACGGTTACCAAGTGTCTGAACTCGAGGCGTTAGCATTAGAAATGCAGGGGTTTGGTAGAGCGGCGAGAAGAGATCGAGATGAAGAGCAGGATGAACTAGACAAGGAACTTGACGAGGGATTTTGGGAAGAGTTGTTGAATGAGGGGTTTGATGAAGAAGGGGAAACTGGGAAAGAAGGTGGCGGAGAGAAAGACGTGAACGTACTGGCTGATAG GATTCCGTTCGGACTGGCTAGCCCAAACGTAGGACGTTGGACATGTTCTCCATAA
- the LOC113733111 gene encoding probable protein phosphatase 2C 51 isoform X5, with the protein MNGRRLLVALLLGFLLRVNYLCTNGESSTCLTVYREGGAPAVFQSPKCPRWTLSNYRSNPKNSPSSAARCQSAMHQGRRKSQEDRTLCALDIRIPFPCPAGVKEVAVGIIAVFDGHNGDQASDTASKLLLEYFTLHTYFLLDTTFSFLLGRSVGRLPNKGVQGQFFQKPRWEKNDHHAIYIGRLKLELSAIWDESFHLEILREALLRAIHDIDVAFTKDAFRENFDSGSTAAVILQADTQVLVANIGDSKAFLCSELHQSPYEAKATLLRLYRQNRDDKTSSFLKDYRSLKLAASSGLTFLIAKELTEDHHPDRDDERSRVEAAGGYVSEWGGVARVNGRLAVSRAIGDVYFKSYGVVSLPEVNDWQPLTVNDSYLVAATDGVFEKLNPQDICDIFWELHTDTSVSSELIDFSSYSLADRVVDAAFDRGSLDNMAAIVVPVKSFGTSQSLLKNVFDEAGEHDSSASGYIRPLNERPGDDHMSEPVEVEHTYSVGDKFERLLVERKKSSFGCFYLSENLNEIDDYTFWVEKDDHEHSYKLTQALPSAVTHTCGGLKNVHDKQSMCMFYGFTADEDNAQCTNPESFTSFLGLLGSIPLHGTGPDEHTIPDSRYILKKRYGRGSYGEVWLAFQWNCSKLSKSSEQSSKDGKFYYQYMHFRDYDGSSEASSFADDRYNGTADEKMFILKRIMVERGPAVYLSGLREKYFGEVFLNASTVLRASPPAAASDAFSGDALSDTSCNLKANQSMKHETEVTWSSQSISSGKRKSLKVNYEDGLNHIARFVESFESQSNHMWLVFRHEGVSLSKLLYTAEEVINSDDQGSNDNLKRVQILHPSKWWHWLKTTEAGQEEMRNLILQLLKALKSCHDRNISHRDIKPGALLTLVVHWMISP; encoded by the exons ATGAACGGACGGAGGTTACTAGTTGCCCTTCTATTGGGGTTTCTGCTACGCGTAAATTATCTTTGTACCAATGGAGAGTCGTCGACTTGCCTGACGGTGTACAGAGAAGGAGGTGCACCGGCTGTGTTCCAGTCTCCCAAATGCCCTCGCTGGACCCTATCAAATTACCGTTCCAATCCGAAGAATTCCCCGTCGTCGGCCGCTAGGTGCCAATCGGCAATGCACCAGGGTCGCCGAAAGTCCCAGGAAGATCGTACTCTTTGTGCCCTCGACATTCGCATTCCTTTTCCCT GTCCTGCAGGAGTTAAGGAAGTCGCAGTTGGTATTATTGCAGTTTTTGATGGTCATAATGGTGATCAAGCTAGTGATACGGCTTCAAAGCTATTGCTGGAGTACTTTACGCTGCATACTTACTTTCTTCTTGATAcaacattttcatttttattgggGAGGTCCGTGGGAAGGTTACCAAATAAAGGAGTTCAGGGTCAGTTTTTCCAAAAGCCGAGGTGGGAAAAAAATGATCACCATGCAATATATATTGGGAG GCTTAAGCTGGAGTTATCAGCAATATGGGATGAATCCTTTCACTTGGAGATATTAAGGGAAGCATTGTTGAGAGCAATCCATGACATTGATGTGGCATTCACGAAG GATGCTTTCAGAGAGAATTTTGATTCTGGTTCCACGGCTGCAGTCATACTGCAAGCTGACACTcaagttttggttgcaaatattggagATTCAAAGGCATTTTTGTGTTCTGAGTTACATCAGTCTCCTTATGAAGCAAAAG CCACTTTGTTAAGGTTGTACAGGCAGAACAGAGATGATAAGACTTCTTCATTTTTAAAAGATTACCGCAGTCTCAAGTTGGCAGCTTCCAGTGGCTTGACTTTTTTGATTGCAAAGGAACTTACAGAAGATCACCATCCGGATAGAGATGATGAACGATCTCGTGTGGAAGCTGCCGGAGGGTATGTTTCTGAGTGGGGAGGAGTAGCTCGAGTCAATGGTCGATTGGCTGTTTCAAGAGCAATTGGAGATGTGTACTTCAAAAG CTATGGTGTTGTATCCCTACCTGAGGTGAATGATTGGCAACCTTTGACCGTCAATGACAGTTATTTAGTGGCTGCAACTGATGGCGTATTTGAGAAGCTAAATCCACAGGACATATGTGATATATTTTGGGAATTGCATACTGATACCAGTGTGAGCTCAGAACTTATAGACTTTTCATCATACTCATTAGCTGATAGAGTTGTGGATGCTGCATTTGATAGAGGCAGTCTCGATAACATGGCAGCTATTGTAGTTCCAGTCAAATCCTTTGGTACTTCTCAAAGTTTGCTTAAGAATGTGTTTGATGAAGCTGGGGAGCATGATTCCTCGGCCTCAGGATATATCAGGCCCCTTAATGAGCGACCAG GTGATGATCACATGTCAGAACCTGTGGAGGTGGAGCATACTTATTCTGTAGGTGACAAGTTTGAGCGGTTATTG gttgaaaggaaaaaaagcaGCTTTGGGTGTTTTTACTTATCTGAAAACCTCAACGAAATTGATGACTACACATTTTGGGTAGAAAAGGATGACCATGAACATAGTTATAAGCTAACTCAAGCATTGCCTAGTGCTGTCACTCATACTTGTG GTGGCCTGAAAAATGTCCATGATAAACAGAGTATGTGCATGTTCTATGGATTTACTGCTGATGAAGATAATGCTCAATGCACAAATCCAGAAAGTTTTACTAGTTTCCTTGGTCTGCTTGGATCAATTCCTCTCCATGGTACTGGTCCGGATGAGCATACAATACCCGATTCAAG GTACATACTAAAGAAGAGGTATGGCCGTGGATCGTACGGCGAAGTTTGGCTCGCTTTTCAATGGAATTGTTCTAAATTGAGCAAAAGCTCAGAACAGAGTTCTAAAGATGGAAAGTTCTATTATCAATATATGCATTTCAGGGATTATGATGGAAGTTCAGAGGCAAGCTCATTTGCTGATGATCGATACAATGGGACTGCTGATGAGAAAATGTTCATCTTGAAGCGCATAATG GTAGAGAGAGGGCCTGCTGTCTATCTAAGTGGTCTGCGAGAGAAAtattttggtgaagtttttttgaaTGCCTCCACCGTTTTAAGAGCTTCACCACCAGCTGCAGCATCAGATGCGTTCTCTGGGGATGCTTTATCAGATACTAGCTGTAATTTAAAAGCCAATCAGTCCATGAAACATGAAACTGAAGTTACATGGAGCTCACAAAGTATATCCTCTGGAAAAAGGAAGTCGCTAAAAGTTAATTATGAAGATGGCTTGAACCACATTGCCAGATTTGTTGAGTCTTTTGAGTCTCAATCCAATCATATGTGGCTTGTTTTTCGCCATGAAGGTGTTTCCTTATCGAAGCTTCTATATACGGCTGAAGAAGTGATAAATAGTGATGATCAAGGAAGCAATGACAATCTTAAGCGTGTTCAGATATTGCACCCATCAAAATGGTGGCACTGGTTGAAGACAACAGAAGCAGGgcaagaggaaatgcgaaatcTTATATTGCAATTG